The proteins below come from a single Kosakonia sp. SMBL-WEM22 genomic window:
- the cecR gene encoding transcriptional regulator CecR: MNNTPTTTKGEQAKNQLIAAALAQFGEYGLHATTRDIAAQAGQNIAAIPYYFGSKEDLYLACAQWIADFISHHFQPHVQAAEALFAEPEPDRPAIRALIHRASKEMLTLLTHDETLNLSKFISREQLSPTRAYQIVHEQVIDPMHQHLTRLLAAYTGQDADSTQMVLHAHALIGEILAFRLVRETILLRAGWTQFDEEKTEMIFQVITCHIDFILQGLTHRSPE, translated from the coding sequence ATGAATAACACACCGACCACCACTAAAGGCGAACAGGCCAAAAATCAGTTGATTGCCGCCGCCCTTGCGCAGTTTGGCGAGTATGGCCTGCATGCCACCACGCGGGATATCGCCGCCCAGGCCGGGCAGAATATCGCTGCAATCCCCTACTACTTCGGCTCGAAAGAGGATCTCTACCTCGCCTGCGCGCAGTGGATTGCCGACTTTATCAGTCACCATTTTCAGCCCCACGTACAGGCCGCCGAGGCGCTGTTCGCCGAGCCTGAGCCAGACCGCCCGGCTATTCGTGCGCTTATACATCGCGCCAGTAAAGAGATGCTCACGCTGCTGACCCATGATGAAACGCTCAATCTGAGCAAATTTATCTCCCGCGAGCAGCTCTCCCCAACTCGCGCATATCAGATCGTGCATGAGCAGGTGATCGACCCGATGCACCAGCATTTGACGCGCCTGCTCGCCGCCTACACTGGCCAGGATGCTGACAGCACGCAGATGGTGCTGCATGCCCACGCCTTAATCGGCGAGATCCTCGCTTTCCGCCTGGTGCGGGAAACCATTTTGCTGCGTGCAGGCTGGACGCAGTTCGACGAAGAGAAAACGGAAATGATCTTTCAAGTCATCACCTGCCATATCGATTTTATTTTGCAGGGATTAACGCACAGGAGTCCGGAGTGA
- the rhlE gene encoding ATP-dependent RNA helicase RhlE — translation MSFDALGLNPDILRAVAEQGYHQPTPIQQQAIPAVLQGRDLMASAQTGTGKTAGFTLPLLQRLVQSQPHAKGRRPVRALILTPTRELAAQVGENVQEYSQYLNIRSMVVFGGVSINPQMMKLRGGVDILVATPGRLLDLEHQNALKLDSVEILVLDEADRMLDMGFIHDIRRVLAKLPAKRQNLLFSATFSDEIKQLAEKLLHNPLEIEVARRNTASEQVTQHVHFVDKKRKRELLSQMIGEGNWQQVLVFTRTKHGANHLAEQLNKDGITSAAIHGNKSQGARTRALADFKSGSIRVLVATDIAARGLDIEELPHVVNYELPNVPEDYVHRIGRTGRAAATGEALSLVCVDEHKLLRDIERLLKKEIPRIAVAGYEPDPSIKAEPIQNGRGQNGGRQGGGGRGQGGGGGRSQSAPRRSEGEGQKARHPRRSNDGGAAKSEGGAAKPVGNRRLDGGAAKPANNGARRRRPRKPASA, via the coding sequence ATGTCATTTGATGCCCTTGGCCTGAATCCGGATATCCTGCGCGCAGTTGCGGAGCAGGGTTACCACCAGCCGACCCCTATTCAACAGCAGGCGATCCCTGCGGTGCTGCAAGGCCGCGATCTGATGGCCAGCGCCCAGACCGGCACCGGTAAAACCGCTGGTTTTACGCTGCCCCTGCTGCAACGTCTGGTGCAGAGCCAGCCTCACGCGAAAGGCCGCCGTCCGGTACGCGCCCTAATCCTGACCCCAACCCGTGAACTCGCGGCGCAGGTGGGCGAGAACGTGCAGGAGTATAGCCAGTACCTCAATATTCGTTCGATGGTCGTCTTCGGCGGCGTCAGCATCAACCCGCAGATGATGAAACTGCGCGGCGGCGTTGACATCCTGGTGGCTACCCCGGGTCGTCTGCTCGATCTTGAACACCAAAATGCCCTGAAGCTCGACAGCGTGGAAATTCTCGTGCTGGATGAAGCTGACCGTATGCTGGATATGGGCTTTATCCACGATATTCGCCGCGTGCTGGCGAAGCTGCCGGCGAAACGCCAGAACCTGCTCTTCTCCGCGACCTTCTCGGATGAGATCAAACAGCTGGCAGAAAAACTGTTGCACAACCCGCTGGAAATCGAAGTTGCGCGCCGTAACACCGCTTCCGAGCAGGTGACGCAGCACGTTCACTTTGTGGATAAGAAACGCAAGCGGGAACTGCTGTCGCAGATGATTGGCGAAGGTAACTGGCAGCAGGTGCTGGTCTTTACCCGTACCAAGCATGGCGCTAACCATCTGGCCGAACAGCTGAACAAAGATGGCATCACCAGTGCGGCGATCCACGGTAATAAGAGCCAGGGCGCACGTACCCGCGCGCTGGCAGACTTTAAATCTGGTTCGATTCGTGTGCTGGTAGCAACGGATATCGCCGCGCGTGGCCTGGATATCGAAGAGTTGCCGCATGTCGTCAACTATGAGTTGCCGAACGTGCCGGAAGATTATGTACACCGCATCGGGCGTACCGGTCGCGCTGCCGCCACCGGCGAAGCGCTGTCGCTGGTCTGTGTCGATGAGCACAAACTGCTGCGCGACATTGAGCGTCTGCTGAAAAAAGAGATCCCGCGAATTGCCGTTGCAGGCTATGAGCCGGATCCATCAATTAAAGCGGAGCCGATCCAGAATGGCCGTGGTCAGAACGGCGGCCGTCAGGGCGGCGGTGGACGCGGGCAGGGCGGTGGCGGCGGTCGCAGCCAGTCTGCGCCGCGCCGCAGCGAAGGTGAAGGGCAGAAAGCGCGTCATCCGCGTCGCAGTAACGACGGCGGAGCCGCGAAATCGGAAGGCGGTGCCGCGAAGCCCGTGGGCAATCGCCGTCTTGATGGCGGGGCAGCGAAACCGGCAAACAACGGCGCGCGTCGTCGCCGTCCGCGTAAACCCGCTTCTGCGTAA
- the hlyD gene encoding secretion protein HlyD, whose product MKKRSVVVLLSVLLVAMLAGGWYWYQSRQDDSLTLYGNVDIRTVNLSFRVGGRLAALQVDEGDSVKAGQKLGEIDRAPYENALLQAKANVSTAEAKYALATEGYRAEEIAQAASAVSQAQAAYDYAQNFYQRQQGLWKTKVISANDLENARSSRDQAQATLKSAQDKLRQFRAGNRPQEIAQAKAGLEQAQAALAQAELDLQDTTLLAPGNGTVLTRAVEPGSMLNAGSSVLTLSLTRPVWVRAYVDERNLHQARPGAEILLYTDGRPDKPYHGKIGFVSPTAEFTPKTVETPDLRTDLVYRLRIIVTDADDNLRQGMPVTLRFDGEARHE is encoded by the coding sequence ATGAAAAAGCGTAGCGTTGTGGTGTTACTCAGCGTATTGCTGGTGGCGATGCTCGCCGGCGGTTGGTACTGGTATCAAAGCAGGCAGGACGACAGCCTGACGCTGTATGGCAATGTTGATATCCGCACCGTGAATTTAAGTTTTCGCGTCGGCGGGCGGCTGGCGGCGCTGCAGGTGGATGAGGGCGACAGCGTAAAGGCCGGGCAGAAGCTCGGCGAAATCGACCGCGCGCCTTATGAAAATGCCTTGTTGCAGGCCAAAGCCAACGTCTCTACTGCCGAAGCCAAATATGCGTTAGCTACCGAAGGCTACCGCGCCGAGGAGATCGCCCAGGCCGCCTCTGCCGTCAGCCAGGCGCAGGCGGCGTATGATTACGCGCAGAACTTCTACCAGCGCCAGCAGGGGCTATGGAAAACAAAAGTGATTTCGGCAAACGATCTGGAGAACGCCCGCTCGTCGCGCGACCAGGCGCAGGCGACGCTGAAATCGGCACAGGATAAGCTGCGCCAGTTCCGTGCCGGTAACCGCCCGCAAGAGATCGCCCAGGCGAAAGCGGGTCTCGAACAGGCGCAGGCCGCGCTGGCTCAGGCAGAGCTTGATCTCCAGGACACCACGCTTCTCGCGCCGGGCAACGGCACGGTGCTGACCCGCGCCGTCGAGCCGGGCAGCATGCTTAACGCTGGCAGCAGCGTATTAACGCTGTCGCTGACCCGCCCGGTGTGGGTGCGCGCCTATGTCGATGAGCGCAACTTACACCAGGCACGGCCTGGCGCTGAAATTCTGCTCTACACCGATGGCCGCCCGGATAAGCCCTATCACGGCAAAATCGGCTTCGTCTCGCCGACCGCCGAATTTACCCCGAAAACCGTTGAGACCCCGGATCTGCGTACCGACCTCGTCTATCGCCTGCGCATTATCGTCACCGATGCCGATGATAACCTGCGCCAGGGCATGCCCGTGACGCTGCGCTTTGACGGCGAGGCGCGTCATGAATGA
- a CDS encoding ATP-binding cassette domain-containing protein, which translates to MNERTIQLDGLVKEFPGMEKPAVARLDCEIQAGYVTGLVGPDGAGKTTLMRILAGLMKQNAGQVRVLGLDPIDNDSELHAVLGYMPQKFGLYEDLTVMENLILYADLRSVTGEKRQQMFTRLLEFTSLAPFTERLAGKLSGGMKQKLGLACTLVGDPKVLLLDEPGVGVDPISRRELWQMVHELAGDGMLILWSTSYLDEAEQCRDVLLMNEGELLYHGEPKALTQSMAGRSFLLTSRDENNRRLLRRILRLPQVSDGVIQGRSVRMILKKGADVQAINAAPEMPPLQIEETAPRFEDAFIDLLGGAGAAESPLGAILHSVKGDAEETVIEARSLTKKFGDFAATNEVNFAVKRGEIFGLLGPNGAGKSTTFKMMCGLLVPTAGQALVLNMDLKVSSGKARQRLGYMAQKFSLYGNLTVEQNLRFFSGVYGLRGSAQREKMARMSEAFGLETIARHATDQLPLGYKQRLALACSLMHEPDILFLDEPTSGVDPLTRREFWLHINSMVEKGVTVMVTTHFMDEAEYCDRIGLVYRGKLIASGTPDELKAQTADDNHPDPTMEHAFITLIQNWDKEHSNAH; encoded by the coding sequence ATGAATGAGCGGACTATTCAGCTCGACGGGCTGGTAAAAGAGTTCCCCGGCATGGAGAAACCCGCGGTGGCGCGGCTGGATTGTGAAATCCAGGCCGGTTACGTTACCGGGCTGGTCGGCCCGGACGGGGCGGGCAAAACCACACTGATGCGCATTCTGGCCGGGCTGATGAAGCAGAACGCGGGACAGGTGCGCGTACTCGGCCTCGATCCCATCGACAACGACAGCGAGCTGCACGCCGTGCTCGGCTATATGCCGCAGAAATTTGGCCTCTATGAAGATCTGACGGTGATGGAGAACCTCATCCTCTATGCCGATCTGCGCAGCGTCACCGGCGAGAAGCGCCAGCAGATGTTTACCCGCCTGCTGGAGTTTACCTCCCTCGCCCCCTTTACCGAGCGGCTGGCGGGCAAACTCTCTGGCGGCATGAAACAGAAGCTGGGGCTGGCCTGTACACTGGTCGGCGATCCAAAGGTGTTGCTGCTTGATGAGCCGGGCGTCGGGGTCGACCCCATTTCGCGGCGTGAACTGTGGCAGATGGTGCATGAACTGGCGGGCGACGGGATGCTGATCCTCTGGAGCACCTCCTATCTTGATGAAGCGGAGCAGTGCCGGGATGTGCTGCTGATGAACGAAGGCGAGCTGCTCTACCACGGCGAGCCAAAAGCGTTAACCCAGAGCATGGCCGGGCGCAGCTTTCTGCTCACCAGCCGCGATGAGAATAACCGCCGCCTGCTGCGGCGCATTCTCAGGCTGCCGCAGGTGAGCGACGGCGTGATCCAGGGGCGCTCGGTGCGCATGATCCTGAAAAAAGGGGCCGATGTGCAGGCGATTAACGCCGCGCCAGAGATGCCGCCGCTACAGATTGAGGAGACCGCCCCGCGCTTTGAAGATGCTTTTATCGACCTGCTGGGCGGTGCGGGTGCCGCCGAGTCGCCGCTGGGTGCCATTCTCCACTCAGTAAAGGGAGACGCCGAAGAGACGGTGATTGAAGCGAGATCGCTTACCAAAAAGTTTGGCGATTTCGCCGCCACCAACGAAGTCAACTTTGCCGTGAAGCGCGGCGAGATCTTTGGCCTGCTCGGCCCGAACGGCGCGGGAAAATCCACCACCTTCAAGATGATGTGCGGCCTGCTGGTGCCGACCGCCGGCCAGGCGCTGGTGCTGAATATGGATCTCAAGGTCAGCTCGGGCAAAGCGCGCCAGCGCCTCGGCTATATGGCGCAGAAGTTCTCCCTCTATGGCAACCTGACGGTGGAGCAGAACCTGCGCTTCTTCTCCGGCGTCTACGGCCTGCGCGGCAGCGCGCAGCGGGAGAAGATGGCGCGGATGAGTGAAGCGTTTGGTCTGGAAACTATTGCCCGCCACGCCACTGATCAACTGCCGCTTGGCTATAAGCAGCGCCTGGCGCTGGCCTGCTCGCTGATGCACGAGCCGGACATTCTTTTTCTCGATGAACCCACCTCCGGCGTCGATCCCCTCACCCGCCGCGAGTTCTGGCTGCATATCAACAGCATGGTGGAAAAAGGGGTGACGGTAATGGTCACCACCCACTTTATGGATGAGGCGGAGTATTGCGACCGCATCGGGCTGGTCTACCGCGGCAAGCTGATTGCCAGCGGCACGCCGGACGAGCTGAAAGCGCAAACCGCCGATGACAACCACCCGGATCCGACCATGGAGCATGCGTTTATCACGCTGATTCAGAACTGGGATAAGGAGCATAGCAATGCGCATTAA